The following proteins are encoded in a genomic region of Brachypodium distachyon strain Bd21 chromosome 1, Brachypodium_distachyon_v3.0, whole genome shotgun sequence:
- the LOC100837353 gene encoding fructokinase-like 2, chloroplastic has translation MASLLLPPQFACSLSCYRIWGQLHYKSNILGKSTNKPNMRLLNRNVSFVSKKSSQDVAEGAGDEESDVESTTTKKKAPKRGRKKAAADTREVETQEGPGDTQDAAKTVKRRGRKKAATTATASSTEEKDKAKEPKKRGRKKLKAAEELSYNEGEDQSKDMMPTNERDDHSSVNDLESKVESLLLQDDGEVDNSMPLVCCFGPSKYSFIPSGRPANRLVDHEIHSRMKDMFWSPDEFVRAPGGPSSNVALALAALGSRVVFMGKLGDDEYGQSLLYHLNINGVQTRAVSLDPSVSTAISFMKVTSRGSLKTNCVKHCAEDYFLQSDINPDVLKEAKMFYYNSSALLEPTTRSSLLKAIEISKKFGGIIFFDLNLPMPLWSSSKETKSLIKEAWEAADIIEVTKQEIEFLCGIKPSGKSDTEDDEKSKFKHYSPEVVMKLWHANLKVLFVTNGTSKIHYYTEKHNGWVRGTEDAPITPFTCEMSQSGDAIVAALMNMLSINPHLVTDKVYLHKTVKHAIKCGVIDQWLVARERGFLPRERADYPTSEQDEVRFITEKEYRTLPDVMQPVNSSNSELAHVE, from the exons atggcgtctcttcttctccctcctcaATTCGCTTGCTCCCTGTCTTGCTACCGCATCTG GGGTCAATTACATTACAAGTCCAACATTTTGGGAAAGAGTACAAATAAGCCTAATATGAGGTTGCTTAACCGAAATGTGAGTTTTGTGTCAAAGAAGAGTTCCCAAGATGTTGCGGAAGGTGCAGGTGATGAAGAGAGTGACGTTGAAAGCACAACGACCAAGAAAAAAGCTCCAAAACGTGGAAGAAAGAAAGCTGCCGCAGATACACGAGAAGTGGAAACACAAGAAGGCCCAGGGGACACTCAAGATGCTGCTAAGACAGTTAAAAGGAGAGGCCGCAAGAAAG CTGCTACTACTGCAACTGCAAGCTCAACAGAAGAGAAGGACAAGGCAAAAGAACCAAAAAAGAGGGGCAGGAAAAAATTAAAGGCTGCTGAAGAGTTGAGTTACAATGAAGGAGAAGATCAGAGCAAAGATATGATGCCCACTAATGAGAGAGATGATCACAGTTCAGTCAATGATCTTGAAAGTAAAGTAGAGTCATTGTTATTACAAGATGATGGAGAGGTTGACAATTCAATGCCCTTAGTGTGCTGCTTTGGACCATCTAAATACTCATTTATCCCTTCTGGAAGACCTGCTAATAGGCTAGTGGATCATGAGATTCATAGTAGAATGAAGGATATGTTTTGGTCTCCTGATGAATTTGTGAGGGCACCTGGAGGTCCGTCATCCAATGTCGCCCTTGCTCTAGCAGCTCTTGGTAGTCGGGTTGTGTTTATGGGAAAATTAGGTGATGATGAGTATGGACAAAGTCTGTTGTATCACTTGAATATTAATGGAGTTCAAACTCGAGCAGTTAGTTTGGATCCTTCAGTGTCCACCGCCATATCCTTCATGAAGGTGACGAGCAGAGGTAGCTTGAAAACAAACTGCGTTAAACATTGTGCTGAGGATTATTTTCTGCAATCTGATATCAATCCAGATGTTCTAAAAGAG GCTAAGATGTTTTACTATAATTCGTCAGCTTTGCTTGAGCCGACTACACGGTCATCATTGTTAAAAGCAATTGAGATCTCCAAGAAATTTGGTGGGATAATATTCTTTGATCTTAATCTTCCAATGCCACTATGGTCATCCAGTAAGGAGACCAAATCGCTCATCAAGGAAGCATGGGAAGCTGCTGATATTATTGAAGTCACAAAACAGGAAATTGAATTCCTCTGTGGTATTAAACCATCTGGGAAATCTGACACGGAAGACGATGAAAAATCCAAATTCAAACACTACAGCCCGGAAGTTGTTATGAAATTGTGGCATGCCAATCTCAAAGTCCTCTTTGTGACCAATGGGACCTCGAAGATTCACTATTACACAGAAAAGCACAACGGTTGGGTACGTGGGACAGAAGACGCACCAATTACTCCGTTCACCTGTGAAATGTCACAATCAGGCGATGCCATTGTTGCAG cccTCATGAATATGCTGTCAATCAATCCTCACCTGGTGACAGACAAGGTTTACCTGCACAAGACAGTGAAACATGCCATTAAATGCGGTGTGATTGACCAGTGGTTGGTTGCAAGAGAGCGGGGTTTTCTTCCCAGGGAAAGGGCAGATTATCCAACCAGTGAGCAGGATGAAGTGAGATTCATCACAGAAAAGGAATACCGAACACTTCCTGATGTCATGCAACCAGTGAATTCATCAAACAGCGAGCTTGCACACGTGGAGTGA
- the LOC100844418 gene encoding LOW QUALITY PROTEIN: folate synthesis bifunctional protein, mitochondrial (The sequence of the model RefSeq protein was modified relative to this genomic sequence to represent the inferred CDS: inserted 2 bases in 2 codons), with amino-acid sequence MSGDGDRYRQCGAGMCLLTMFCIKEKFKQMIPAAKCQLNGFITSNACPVYPRQPIDPLTRAKTNFSRHRSFAESSLKASSREQEIVIALGGNVGDRISNFNSALQLMKDSGISILRHAWLYEXVPAYVTNRPPFLNSAVRGTTKLGPHDLLRLLKKIEKDLGRTDGIRYGPRPIDLDILFYGKHHINSESLTIPHERIHKRPFVMAPLMDLVRTSTETDVEASWHSLSKCSDGLFKIWENLGGESLIGKEGLRRVLPVGDELLDFAERTHVMGILNLTPDSFSDGGKFQEVEAAVNQVKLLVSEGADIIDIGAQSTRPSARRLSVGEELERLVPVLDAVMKIPEIEGKLLSVDTFYAEVAAEAVSRGVHIVNDVSAGHLDPKILEGVRELGVPYIVMHMRGDPSTMQSDQNLQYEDVCKQVASELYSRVRSAEMAGIPLWRLIVDPGIGFSKDSKQNLQLLAGLSSVRREMSKTSVGASHMPMLVGLSRKRFLGEICNHASPVERDPATVSAATSAILGGXNIISVHNARFGVDTAKICDALLKQRNTRELF; translated from the exons ATGTCGGGTGATGGTGATCGTTACAGGCAATGTGGAGCTGGAATGTGCCTG CTTACCATGTTCTGCATCAAAGAGAAATTTAAGCAGATGATTCCTGCTGCCAAATGCCAGTTGAATGGATTTATTACTTCAAATGCTTGTCCTG TATACCCAAGGCAGCCTATTGACCCATTAACAAGAGCAAAGACAAATTTCTCAAGGCACCGTTCATTTGCAGAATCATCACTGAAGGCAAGCTCCCGAGAGCAAGAGATTGTCATTGCTTTAGGGGGAAATGTGGGTGACAGAATCAGTAACTTTAATTCAGCCCTTCAACTCATGAAAGATTCAGGCATAAGCATTCTTCGACACGCATGGTTGTATG GTGTGCCTGCATATGTCACCAATCGACCACCATTCCTCAACTCTGCTGTCAGAGGGACAACAAAACTCGGGCCTCATGACTTACTCAGACTActcaaaaaaattgagaagGATTTGGGCCGAACAGATGGGATAAGATATGGCCCTAGACCAATTGATCTTGATATTTTGTTCTATGGTAAGCACCACATAAACTCTGAATCTTTGACAATACCACATGAAAGGATACACAAGAGGCCATTTGTTATGGCTCCGCTAATGGATCTGGTAAGAACATCTACTGAAACTGATGTGGAAGCAAGTTGGCATTCACTCTCAAAATGCAGTGATGGTCTCTTCAAAATTTGGGAGAACCTTGGAGGAGAGTCCTTGATTGGAAAAGAAGGCCTAAGAAGGGTTTTGCCTGTAGGTGATGAGCTGTTGGATTTTGCAGAGAGAACTCATGTCATGGGCATACTTAATCTGACACCAGATAGTTTTAGCGATGGAGGAAAATTTCAAGAAGTGGAGGCTGCTGTTAATCAGGTCAAGTTGCTTGTATCTGAAGGTGCAGATATTATTGACATTGGGGCACAATCGACACGTCCTTCTGCGAGAAGGCTCTCGGTGGGTGAAGAGCTTGAAAGATTGGTTCCTGTGCTTGATGCCGTCATGAAGATACCAGAAATAGAAGGGAAGCTGTTATCAGTGGACACCTTCTATGCAGAAGTTGCAGCAGAAGCTGTGAGTCGAGGAGTGCATATAGTCAATGATGTGTCTGCTGGACATCTTGACCCTAAAATTCTTGAAGGTGTCAGGGAACTTGGTGTTCCATACATCGTAATGCATATGAGAGGGGATCCATCCACGATGCAAAGTGATCAAAATTTGCAGTATGAAGATGTTTGCAAGCAAGTGGCCTCTGAGTTATACTCGAGAGTGCGCAGCGCAGAAATGGCAGGAATTCCTTTGTGGAGATTGATTGTCGACCCTGGGATCGGTTTCTCAAAAGATTCCAAACAGAACCTCCAGCTTCTTGCTGGTCTATCATCCGTAAGAAGAGAGATGAGCAAAACAAGTGTTGGTGCTTCACATATGCCAATGTTAGTTGGACTATCCAGGAAAAGATTTCTAGGTGAAATATGTAACCATGCCAGTCCTGTTGAGAGGGATCCTGCTACGGTCTCTGCTGCTACGTCTGCTATATTGGGTG GCAACATAATTAGCGTACACAATGCCAGATTTGGTGTTGATACTGCAAAGATATGTGATGCACTACTCAAGCAAAGAAACACTCGGGAATTATTTTGA